The stretch of DNA AAATATAGTACTCTCTATATTGCCTTGAGCTCGCCGcctatgttttctttttctcacCACTCATACTAGGGCCTTCATCCGGGTCAGAATTTTGTACAGAGCCCGATTTGGAGTTTAGGGCTGTCTTTTTAAAAAAACCTTCTCCATGACTGTCACCATGACCCTTCACATGCATCATTAAGTTTCTTGGAGGAATGAGACAATCAGCTAAATTACACTCTCTCACAATGACATAATAGTTAcagaaaataattaataaatgttttataaaatttttaatttcaaaaaagTGACATTAGATAATTTCTCAAggcacatctgatgatctctcacgtcATAATAGTGTGCCGCGGCCAAGTGGTTGAAAATCACTGcactatactatatacattcacatacatcatatatttttcttatataaattatatatgtgcagtttatatacaatatatgttatgcatatttttattcaaaatatatctacataatttcattaaaaatggttacttcatttaataaataatatgccCTTGATGAGTATTTTTGCATTATGGCCTaagtaatttataattgttctgCCCAAGGAGCCTTATAACTGCTAGagatttacatacatgtatataaacttaacggctgattcacactatatcgccgcaTCTCAGCGTTAATGCCACAATATTTCGGCGATCGTCTGTGATAGCAGTGTTCACACTCACAAAAACACGCCGTTGTTTGCTTCtgttttcacttttctttttaactTCTTCGAAGGAACCTCGCTCTTGCTGCGTGCTCCAACCAagtactagtcccgcagcgatTATCACAaccgtatatataaataagcTATCTGCAACAGCAAACCCTTTTCTTAGAAAAGTGGTGCGCATTGTACAGACTGTCACCGATGCTCGAAgaactatcgggaaagtttTACGGCTGCAAACTTTTCCGACGTATTTGCATTTCTTCAACCGAAGCAATCGGTTCATCGTGCAGATAGTTGACAATGAGCACCAAAAGGACAATATAGTATGAACCAGTATTAATTGTGTGTCAACTGTGTGCAGCCATAGCAATAAAGCTTTGGGTGCAAAAAATATATGTACTACACTGGATTTAAGCCCAGAACTACTAGATCTGCAACCAGGCGCATGATCCATTAGACTACACTATGCTGGGAATACTGTAGAAAGTTTCCATACGTATGGAGCACAATTACAACAAGTTGCACGTACTTATGCAACTTGCAAAAGTACTGTTGGTCACTACTATCATGCTTGACACTTTAACTATGATAAGTAGTTAACAATTATAAGCAAGCTGGCTTAAGGCAGCTTAGGACAcatatcttattatagtaagttactagcttaagttccTTAAATTCATTGGATAAAGAAACTTAGTCAATGACAACTAAATTTAGCAACCAAAgcttaattttttttgcaaaaacctttttattattcGTGCAATGTTGGGCATTTAGCTAGTAAAGAACAAAATTACGTGTGTAATGCTTGTTGCTTGTACCATCACTCAAAATGATTGCTTACTTACTAAACTGGCCAGCttgtaaaaattactaaaaatcaTACAGCAGGTTATTAGTTGCTGTACATGTGTCTTGAGCAATTCTATAAATAGTAACAACGTTCATTGGTGAATTTATTTTAGTTACAATTGGAAGTTGCGTCTCATTCTATACTATTTCTTAAATTCAACAATTTTTGATTTAAATTAAAGCAGACAAAGGCAATCTATTCtaatatttgttttgtgtatATCAAAACtattggaaaaaatatttttataagatttCATTGCATGTTTATATCATTTCAAAGCCTACAAAATATTGAAAGCTGCTCAAAGTAAATAGATATAGCACTAAAAACAATTGCATTTGTACAAATATCTgtacaaatgcattatattaaaCTGCCAAACACTAAGCGTACACAcctgaactacatgtataaaaagATAATCTATAAAAGTAAATTCCATTAAGCGCTCAATCTACTTTCAGCtaagagaaaaaagagagagattGGAGAAGCGGGACCATCTGACCCAGTAGACACGAATGTACCCTCTGGTACACATGGCTCATCCGGTCCATCAGGTCCCTGGGGTCCAACTGGTCCATCAGGTTCCACAACGGGTCCGACAAGTACACTTGGTACGAACCACCCATCATCAGAAGACAAAGTGAGAAGACTAGTGCTGAATGTAATCGAGGACTGCTTGGAAAGTGACAATTGATGTAGTCGTCTCATCAACTACTAAAGAAACAAGTCTAAACTTGCATATAGACGCCTATGTATACGCTGTATTTATTAATGGTTATTATCCTTcgacaaaatttttaaaatttgtataatGCTTTTATTAAATCTAAAATTTGTTGCATGTTATTTACTAAAACTAGATTTGTTTTATGCTTTTTCATCTTGTGCAATGAGCTTCATCATTTGCAACATAACATGGTTCAGGTGAATGCTTTgccatcaattatatcagtactgtttcagcttattcagatTCTTCAATaccttggctttcaaatgagccattgtttgacatggtgaggcagacattggttggtgtttatatgATTTCTCCACAGCTCTACCACAAAAacgttcaatggtataggctcggaAATTATGATGTCATAATTTTCATATTcagtgttgtgtgctcttaccgcttatttatcaactatggTAATGAcactagtggcaggcgaaggtaggataACTCcggagaaccaatgaagatgacaaaggaatcagtgtcattagctcttcatgtacaaattatttctatgataaatagttCAGattccaagaaccatactatatttcctgatgatattatgcactagccctttcTTTTTATTGGgatgttgaggggcacaactgaagctaattaatttcaagcattgcatgatctcaGGAGAATGCAATTTActtatagtcctagggccacgccactgcaggtcacaatttaatcgatgtgatttcattacctttatcaacgacagtatatcaACGACAGGTCGATTTCCTCTGCATTTCTGTATGGGACAAATAATACCATCATATAAAatgatgtgataataattactataaatatttaaaatgagcgaaaggatgaaaaaagaCTACTCAACAATCACccaaaatctattaacccagaacatgtgtttgcattggtcgggcgttagcacgatccgcggacattgttgattatctagaatcctagctCAATATTAGCTCTCACAGGGTTcaagagcaccgattgtcacagaaaagcgcagcatCAATGGCAGTGAAATGTATCGGCGACCTAAGGTTAACtgctaattatgacatcacattgtgggaaccacaaccaagtgcttttttattgcaggacatacttttgacaccctgttattcatagttttattattttttgtgtattgaatacaaactcattcgaaagccaagactctgaagtactgaaatatatgataaaagtactgatatagTTGATGTGCTTTAAAGACATTATGAACGTTCACAGGATATCGATAGGTTTATTATAACTACTCGTAAATGTTCTACGTCCTTTTGGTTGGTGGGTAAGCCAACTCATcttgtcaaagtttttatttgctgtttttaaataaatacaatgtACTAACAATGAAcctctaatataaaataaaattcttttCAAGGGAGTAACGAGCAATGTTGTTAAACTACTTAAACTACAGAACTACTTGTAAACTAGTTCTTAAACTGTTTAGAGAGGAATACCAACTGTGTGGCTGCGTTTCAACAACTGTCCAATAGGTATGTTCTCAAAAACTTTGTGTGACTGGTAAACACAATTCCAAAGACCTTCTACTTCCTTAAAGTGAGCAAAAATCTGATAAGTTATTCCTAATGTTAGCAGCAGAGCCCCATCTTGTCTATGCATAAACTTGTCCATAAGTAAATTAGTGCCATTTCATAACAATCCTATTGACCAAAAAGCTAAGCTAAAAGCTAATACAATTGTCTTGGAAGAATATGCGCCATAGAAATTACTCAAACTAGATAAACCCAGTAGTACAAATTTACTAGATTCTGAACATCTTGTGGAAGACATCCATCTAAAATATTGTGCAAAGCTTTAGTCGAACCTAGCAGCAGAAGAGGCCCAAGTGAACCATTAGACCAAGGGCGGGCAATGTGCGGCCCCTGGGCCGCATGTGGCCCTTTGCCATTTATTGTATGGAAGTCCACTCCTCCCACCCCTTCTCGTATATTTGCATATATAGATGCGTTTGAATGAATACAATgcactaaataaataaaatgcaacatagTGGTGATATTTTTTTGAAAGCATAATATAGTGCCTCTCACATCAACCGGAATCTTCAGTTGGCTTTAAACTTTACATCAGTAAATAACAAGACTATGTTTAATCTGCCAAAATTCAGTAGCTTAAACCAAGGAATACAACATTAGAAAACATTTTGAAACCAATCATGGGGAAATGTATGGCAGATACTGCACAGAAGAGAAAAAACAACTTGCAGAAAAGTTGACAAAAAGCCTGAAAGCGCAGCAAGTGTTAACTCAATCACGTGAGGTTGACATTGCCTATACTATAGCCAGCACCAAAAGCCATTTTCTGATGGTGAAATAGTAAAAGAGTAAAGCTTGCTGAAGTAATGCATTCCTGTATTGTAGCAGGGTTGTATGATGGGGTCCTTGACAATAGTTACATTTTGCAAAATGGTCCTTTTCTTGAAAAGGTTGCCCACCCCTGCACTAGAGCATCCTGGGTAATGCTGAATCAGTTACTATTTGATACTTGCAACTTGTAACTTCATATACAAGCTCCTTGTAACTTTATACACAAGCTTCATGTACCTTCATACAAAAGCTTCATGTATCTTTATATAAAAGCTCCTTGTACCTTCATACACAAGCTCTTTGTACTTTCATATACAAGCTCCTTGTACCTTCATACACAAGCTCCATGTACCTTCATACACAAGCTCCATGTACCTTCATATACAAGCTCCATGTACCTTCATACACAAGCTTCTTGTACCTTTATATAAAAGCTCCATGTATCTTCATATACAAGCTCCATGTACCTTCATATACAAGCTCCATGTACCTTCATACACAAGCTCCTTGTACCTTCATACACAAGCTCCATGTACCTTCATACACAAGCTCCTTGTACCTTCATATACAAGCTCCATGTACCTTTATATACAAGCTCCATGTACCTTCATACACAAACTCCATGTACCTTCATATACAAGCTCCATGTACCTTCATACACAAGCTTCTTGTATGTTCATATACAAGCTCCTTGTACCTTCATATACAAGCTCCATGTACCTTCATATACAAGCTTCTTGTACCTTCATACACAAGCTCCATGTACCTTCATATACAAGCTCCATGTACCTTCATATACAAGCTCTATGTACCTTCATATACAAGCTCTTTGTACCTTCATATACAAGCTCCTTGTACCTTCATATACAAGCTCCTTGTACCTTCATATGCAAGCTCCATGTACTTTCATATACAAGCTCCTTGTACCTTCATACACAAGCTCCATGTACCTTCATACACAAGCTCCATGTACCTTCATATACAAGCTCCATGTACCTTCATATACAAGCTCCTTGTACCTTCATACACAAGCTCCGTGTACCTTCATATACAAGCTCCATGTACCTTCATACACAAGCTCCATGTATCTTCATATACAAGCTCCATGTACCTTCATATACAAGCTCCATGTACCTTTATATACAAGCTCCATGTATCTTCATATACAAGCTCCATGTACCTTCATAAACAAGCTCCATGTACCTTTATATACAAGCTCCATGT from Watersipora subatra chromosome 2, tzWatSuba1.1, whole genome shotgun sequence encodes:
- the LOC137388771 gene encoding uncharacterized protein; its protein translation is MNTMKGVLLILTLGAAVVIAASRDASTTANKKKVDVIMEAVDNHCEAKRKKREIGEAGPSDPVDTNVPSGTHGSSGPSGPWGPTGPSGSTTGPTSTLGTNHPSSEDKVRRLVLNVIEDCLESDN